One segment of uncultured Desulfovibrio sp. DNA contains the following:
- a CDS encoding EAL domain-containing protein has translation MSIAQGGDSPFFFFAPSGERAASPLPRVVRVGWFEQHGVFMEQKGQVYGYAPSLLEGIAQYTHWRFEWVPILFEELEAKLASGEIDISCGISWTPQRARNMTYSRLYAGVEITTLHVCPDSNFHYMDFHDLDGKTFGFFAGAYEQSVFRRLAKQYGFRFSMKEFEQSAAMLQALKDGQVDGYVDGCPAGDAQTMLAGTFSIEPFFFVSARGDTVFMPQINEAMRQLQMRNPQFMTSLFNSFLNVDNEVTMALSRDEEAWLKGQPVLRMAYSVRQKLMRKHLGNPFLYRMASTLAQRAGIRLEFVPAASYEDALALLESGKADMISDIFPGMDAVQTYGIRVGHPFYNAPISLAVKRHVSPGTGLRIAATREMVGVSEAYKQTYPADHFIFFESLEQCHDALKDGSVDGYVADYPGVSIESSQLSPFIMQITQAFYPMAFGFARQVSPHAITVLNKRIMSLSGGEVETMVAEYVAASWMVIFLDHVRRNIHWYGLALVLLGGLLLHVRHRREMQHLHELERAAYTDDVTGGSNRRGFLQQAEEALKQKGPWYVISINIRRLAQINRSLGYNSGTETIRDCYRILCSLSASEEPTAHVGGGHYLCLWRCDGRAAVEQRMQELFRRCSARERALEHALVLSCGIAPVVEGDSVASLMGCAETARNSMAAQDYHSGFVFFDAEMGAIVARVAALENRMQAALDAGEFQVLAQPQIHLASGKVCGAEALVRWLPADGTKIYPDEFIPLFERNGFIRELDMYVLEQVCRWIRRRLDGGLPVVPVAVNQSRSLFLMESYSEHLTALLRQYAIPQHFLAVEITESLAALDEELVIGNLRRLREFGVKTAMDDFGTGYSSLAVLQKFPIDTIKLDRAFLADKKNAPLVRSLVHLGHDMHLTVLCEGVETEQEWHFLLETGCDLGQGYLFGRPMPLSSFEAYLEEKPLL, from the coding sequence ATGTCGATTGCCCAGGGCGGGGACAGTCCCTTTTTCTTCTTTGCCCCGTCAGGGGAAAGGGCGGCGTCGCCCCTGCCCCGCGTGGTCCGCGTGGGCTGGTTTGAGCAGCATGGCGTCTTCATGGAGCAGAAGGGGCAGGTCTATGGCTATGCGCCGTCCCTGCTGGAGGGCATTGCCCAGTATACGCACTGGCGTTTCGAATGGGTGCCCATCCTCTTTGAGGAGCTGGAAGCAAAGCTGGCCAGCGGGGAGATAGACATCTCCTGCGGCATCTCCTGGACGCCGCAGCGTGCCCGGAACATGACCTATTCCCGCCTGTATGCGGGGGTGGAAATCACGACCCTGCATGTCTGCCCCGACAGCAATTTTCATTACATGGATTTTCACGATCTTGACGGCAAGACCTTTGGCTTCTTTGCCGGTGCCTATGAGCAGAGCGTTTTCCGGCGTCTGGCCAAACAGTACGGCTTCCGTTTTTCGATGAAGGAGTTCGAACAAAGTGCCGCCATGCTCCAGGCCCTGAAGGACGGCCAGGTGGACGGCTATGTGGACGGCTGTCCCGCCGGAGATGCACAAACCATGCTTGCCGGCACCTTCAGCATCGAACCCTTCTTTTTTGTCAGTGCCCGGGGGGATACGGTCTTCATGCCGCAGATCAATGAGGCCATGCGGCAGCTGCAAATGCGGAATCCCCAGTTCATGACCTCGCTGTTCAACAGCTTTCTGAATGTGGACAACGAGGTCACCATGGCCCTGTCACGTGATGAGGAGGCCTGGCTGAAGGGACAGCCCGTTTTGCGCATGGCCTACAGCGTGCGCCAGAAGCTCATGCGGAAGCATCTGGGCAATCCCTTTCTGTACCGCATGGCCAGCACACTGGCGCAGCGTGCCGGCATCCGTCTGGAATTTGTGCCGGCGGCCAGTTATGAAGACGCCCTGGCCCTGCTGGAGAGCGGCAAGGCCGATATGATCAGTGATATCTTTCCCGGCATGGACGCGGTGCAGACGTACGGCATACGGGTGGGGCATCCCTTTTATAATGCCCCCATCAGCCTGGCCGTGAAGCGGCACGTGTCTCCCGGAACGGGTCTGCGCATTGCTGCCACGCGGGAGATGGTGGGGGTATCCGAGGCCTACAAGCAGACCTATCCTGCGGATCACTTCATTTTTTTTGAAAGTCTGGAACAATGCCATGATGCCCTGAAGGATGGCAGCGTGGACGGCTATGTGGCGGACTATCCGGGGGTTTCCATAGAAAGCAGCCAGCTCAGCCCCTTTATCATGCAGATCACGCAGGCCTTTTATCCCATGGCCTTCGGTTTTGCCCGCCAGGTTTCGCCCCATGCCATTACGGTGCTCAACAAGCGCATCATGTCGCTTTCCGGCGGCGAGGTGGAAACCATGGTGGCCGAGTATGTGGCGGCCTCCTGGATGGTGATTTTTCTGGACCATGTGCGGCGCAATATCCACTGGTACGGGCTGGCGCTGGTGCTTCTTGGCGGGCTGCTGCTGCATGTGCGGCACCGCCGCGAGATGCAGCACCTCCACGAGCTGGAGCGCGCCGCCTATACGGATGACGTGACGGGCGGCAGTAATCGCCGCGGCTTCTTGCAGCAGGCAGAGGAAGCCCTGAAGCAGAAAGGACCGTGGTATGTCATCAGCATCAACATTCGCAGGCTTGCCCAGATAAATCGTTCGCTGGGCTACAACAGCGGGACGGAAACCATACGGGACTGCTACCGGATACTGTGCTCCCTGTCGGCGTCGGAAGAGCCGACGGCACATGTGGGCGGCGGGCACTATCTGTGCCTCTGGCGCTGTGACGGCCGCGCGGCTGTGGAGCAGCGCATGCAGGAACTCTTCCGCCGCTGTTCGGCCAGAGAGCGGGCGCTGGAACATGCGCTGGTCCTGTCCTGCGGCATTGCCCCGGTGGTGGAGGGGGATTCCGTGGCCTCGCTCATGGGGTGCGCCGAAACCGCCAGAAACAGCATGGCCGCCCAGGACTACCATTCGGGCTTTGTCTTCTTTGATGCGGAAATGGGCGCCATTGTGGCGCGGGTGGCTGCCCTGGAAAATCGCATGCAGGCGGCGCTGGATGCCGGGGAGTTTCAGGTGCTTGCCCAGCCGCAGATACATCTGGCATCGGGGAAGGTCTGTGGTGCGGAAGCGCTGGTGCGCTGGCTGCCCGCCGATGGGACAAAAATCTATCCCGATGAATTCATTCCCCTTTTTGAGAGAAACGGCTTTATCCGCGAGCTGGATATGTATGTGCTGGAGCAGGTCTGCCGCTGGATTCGGCGCAGGCTGGACGGCGGCCTGCCGGTGGTGCCTGTGGCCGTCAATCAATCCCGGTCGCTTTTTCTCATGGAATCTTACAGCGAACATCTGACTGCCCTGCTCAGGCAGTATGCCATCCCGCAGCATTTTCTTGCCGTGGAGATCACCGAATCCCTTGCCGCGCTGGACGAGGAACTGGTCATCGGCAATCTGCGCCGTCTGCGGGAGTTTGGCGTCAAGACCGCCATGGACGACTTTGGCACGGGCTATTCCTCGCTTGCGGTCCTCCAGAAATTTCCCATTGATACCATCAAGCTGGACAGAGCCTTCCTGGCCGACAAGAAGAATGCCCCGCTGGTGCGTTCTCTGGTGCATCTGGGGCATGACATGCACCTGACGGTGCTCTGTGAGGGAGTTGAAACCGAACAGGAATGGCACTTCCTGCTGGAGACGGGCTGCGATCTGGGGCAGGGCTACCTCTTTGGTCGCCCCATGCCGCTGTCGTCCTTTGAGGCATATCTGGAGGAAAAGCCCCTGCTGTAG
- a CDS encoding metal ABC transporter permease: MPDLAPLYSLLGHIPLDCLQLSFMQQALLAILLLAPMTAALGVSVISFRMAFFSDAIGHSAFAGVALGLLLSLNPLFTMPAFGVLVGLGIMAVRRGSTLSADTSIGIVFSAVVAFGLAVVSRAPGMARNMQQFLYGDILTVSNTELGFLLLLFGVLVVFAWVGYNRLLFIALNPVMARAHGVRVAAWQYAFAALLALVVMFAVRAVGVLLVTALLIVPAATARNLARTAGSMFWWAQAVSLCSGVGGLLLSAQEWLGTASGATIILLSCFCFLCSVPVARRQRHRPG; this comes from the coding sequence ATGCCTGATCTTGCCCCTCTCTACAGCCTGCTGGGCCATATTCCCCTGGACTGCCTGCAACTCTCCTTCATGCAGCAGGCCCTGCTGGCCATTCTTCTGCTGGCCCCCATGACCGCCGCCCTGGGGGTCAGCGTCATCAGTTTTCGCATGGCCTTCTTTTCCGATGCCATCGGCCACTCGGCCTTTGCCGGCGTGGCCCTGGGGCTGCTGCTGTCGCTCAATCCCCTGTTCACCATGCCGGCCTTTGGCGTACTGGTGGGCCTGGGCATCATGGCCGTCCGCCGGGGCAGTACCCTGTCGGCCGATACGTCCATAGGCATTGTCTTTTCGGCGGTGGTGGCCTTTGGCCTGGCGGTGGTCAGCCGGGCGCCCGGCATGGCCCGCAACATGCAGCAGTTCCTCTATGGCGATATTCTCACTGTCAGCAATACCGAACTGGGCTTTCTGCTGCTGCTCTTTGGGGTGCTGGTCGTCTTTGCCTGGGTGGGCTATAACCGGCTGCTCTTCATTGCCCTCAATCCGGTCATGGCCCGGGCGCATGGCGTGCGCGTGGCTGCCTGGCAGTATGCCTTTGCGGCCCTGCTGGCTCTGGTGGTCATGTTTGCCGTGCGGGCGGTGGGGGTTCTGCTGGTAACGGCGCTGCTCATCGTGCCGGCCGCCACAGCCCGCAATCTGGCCCGGACAGCGGGCAGCATGTTCTGGTGGGCGCAGGCCGTGTCCCTGTGCTCCGGCGTGGGCGGCCTGCTGCTCTCCGCTCAGGAATGGCTGGGAACGGCCAGCGGGGCCACCATCATCCTGCTGTCCTGCTTCTGCTTTCTGTGCAGCGTCCCGGTGGCACGCCGGCAGCGGCACCGTCCCGGCTAG
- a CDS encoding metal ABC transporter ATP-binding protein yields MTTDAQVAVRFSSVGVRRGNLTILHDITADLPLHGSTVLIGPNGAGKSTLLLCLIGEMPFSGHISFPAFGRPPRMAYVPQHVQLDAGLPLTVAGFMALGQQRRPLWLGISSAVRAASRRFLTLVAADHLENRRMGDLSGGELRRVLLAMALARQPELLILDEPAAGVDATGERLFWKVLDAARLYQGFTQIMVSHNLSLTAHYATHVLCLHKTLLRQGPPHVAMNRQTLRQLFGIPIHLYPDQCEEPDETCAQCGAHCHATLGDCPVSPKERRDHA; encoded by the coding sequence TTGACCACTGATGCCCAGGTGGCTGTCCGCTTTTCGTCCGTCGGCGTGCGGCGGGGCAATCTGACCATCCTGCACGACATCACGGCGGACCTGCCCCTGCACGGCAGCACGGTGCTCATCGGCCCCAATGGCGCCGGCAAGAGCACTCTTCTGCTCTGCCTCATTGGCGAAATGCCCTTCAGCGGGCACATCAGCTTTCCGGCCTTCGGCCGTCCGCCCCGCATGGCCTATGTTCCCCAGCATGTGCAGCTGGATGCGGGCCTGCCGCTGACCGTGGCCGGCTTCATGGCCCTTGGTCAGCAGCGCCGGCCCCTGTGGCTGGGAATTTCCTCCGCCGTGCGCGCCGCCTCACGCCGGTTTCTGACGCTGGTGGCCGCTGACCATCTGGAAAACCGCCGCATGGGCGATCTTTCCGGCGGCGAGCTGCGCCGTGTGCTGCTGGCCATGGCCCTGGCCCGCCAGCCGGAACTGCTTATTCTGGACGAACCCGCCGCCGGCGTGGATGCCACGGGCGAACGCCTGTTCTGGAAGGTGCTGGATGCCGCCCGCCTTTACCAGGGCTTTACCCAGATCATGGTCAGTCACAATCTTTCCCTGACGGCGCACTATGCCACGCATGTGCTCTGCCTGCACAAGACCCTGCTGCGCCAGGGGCCGCCCCATGTTGCCATGAATCGCCAGACCCTGCGCCAGCTTTTCGGCATCCCCATCCACCTCTACCCCGACCAGTGCGAGGAACCCGACGAAACCTGCGCCCAGTGCGGCGCGCACTGCCATGCCACCCTGGGGGACTGCCCCGTTTCGCCCAAGGAACGCCGTGACCATGCCTGA
- a CDS encoding metal ABC transporter substrate-binding protein, whose protein sequence is MRPARFRIVLLLLLLLLLPVRAGAASLSVAATTYPLWLLARAVTHQVPDVQVSLVIPAGTGCPHDYAPTPADMLKLEKAQCIIANGLGMEAALRQTLEHRREDVLDGGALLAVPLRDYADRLPHATAAPDGHHHPADAVNPHIFASPRLAAQLAAGIADALARRDPAHARLYAANAAQLQQALLALHHRLEALSAASNGQRAVVLQHDSLAYLALDAGLRIAAVVQTADDEPPSASRLLSLLKTIRSQKPVLLLGEPQFSPRAMQTLSGETGVPLLMLDTLASGPEDVPADHFLRVMQHNVQQLEASLDH, encoded by the coding sequence ATGCGTCCCGCCCGTTTCCGTATCGTTCTGCTTCTGCTGCTCCTGCTGCTTCTGCCTGTCCGGGCAGGGGCTGCCTCCCTTTCCGTGGCCGCCACCACCTATCCGCTCTGGCTGCTTGCCCGGGCCGTCACCCATCAGGTGCCTGACGTGCAGGTCAGTCTGGTCATCCCCGCCGGCACGGGATGCCCGCATGATTATGCCCCCACACCGGCCGACATGCTCAAGCTGGAAAAGGCCCAGTGCATCATTGCCAACGGCCTTGGCATGGAAGCGGCCCTGCGGCAGACGCTGGAACACCGCCGGGAAGACGTGCTGGACGGGGGAGCGCTGCTGGCCGTGCCCCTGCGCGACTATGCCGACCGCCTGCCCCATGCGACGGCGGCGCCTGACGGGCACCACCATCCGGCGGATGCCGTCAATCCGCATATCTTTGCCAGTCCGCGTCTGGCCGCACAGCTGGCCGCGGGTATTGCCGATGCACTGGCCCGCCGCGATCCGGCGCATGCCCGGCTCTATGCGGCCAATGCCGCACAGCTGCAACAGGCTCTCCTGGCCCTGCACCACCGCCTGGAGGCGCTGTCTGCCGCGAGCAACGGCCAGCGGGCAGTGGTGCTCCAGCACGATTCCCTGGCCTATCTGGCCCTGGACGCGGGCCTGCGCATTGCTGCCGTGGTGCAGACTGCGGATGACGAACCACCGTCCGCCAGCCGTCTGCTGTCGCTGCTGAAGACCATCCGCAGCCAGAAGCCCGTGCTGCTGCTGGGCGAACCCCAGTTTTCGCCGCGGGCCATGCAGACCCTGTCCGGGGAAACGGGCGTGCCGCTGCTCATGCTGGACACCCTGGCTTCTGGACCGGAAGACGTACCCGCCGACCATTTCCTGCGGGTCATGCAGCACAATGTACAACAGCTCGAGGCGTCCCTTGACCACTGA
- a CDS encoding molybdenum cofactor guanylyltransferase: MSIRADIVPSRRFAGVVLAGGRSLRMGRDKALLPLICSGRQTSLLDNAVSLLSGLCATVLVSCASRAGYAGHDCIPDLVLPRQDHQGPRPPHLGEGDTSPGPLLGLVSSLHYARARGWEGILTLPCDMPLMRPALLAGLLKAAREHVQAQVLFYRTAGGWEEPLVGIYRCTALPGLQAALCCGNRRVRAALPAAQRCCLPLAEADHACFAGCNTPEQAVALGVPRSAVEQGRTGAHAVGADGGVSPSE; this comes from the coding sequence ATGAGCATACGTGCCGACATCGTTCCTTCCCGCCGTTTTGCGGGCGTGGTGCTGGCCGGCGGGCGTTCCCTGCGCATGGGGCGGGACAAGGCCCTGCTGCCGCTGATCTGTTCCGGCAGGCAGACAAGCCTGCTGGACAATGCCGTCTCCCTGCTGTCGGGCCTTTGTGCCACGGTACTGGTATCCTGTGCGTCCCGCGCCGGCTATGCCGGCCATGACTGCATCCCCGACCTGGTGCTGCCCCGGCAGGATCACCAGGGACCGCGGCCGCCGCACCTCGGGGAGGGGGACACGTCGCCGGGGCCGCTGCTGGGCCTGGTATCGTCCCTGCACTACGCCCGGGCGCGGGGATGGGAAGGCATACTGACCCTGCCCTGTGACATGCCCCTCATGCGCCCGGCATTGCTGGCCGGTCTCTTGAAGGCTGCCCGCGAACATGTCCAGGCGCAGGTGCTGTTTTACCGCACTGCCGGCGGCTGGGAAGAACCGCTGGTGGGCATCTACCGGTGTACGGCCCTGCCCGGTCTTCAGGCCGCCCTGTGCTGCGGCAACCGCCGGGTGCGTGCGGCCCTGCCGGCTGCGCAACGCTGCTGTCTGCCCCTGGCAGAAGCCGACCATGCCTGCTTTGCCGGCTGCAATACCCCGGAGCAGGCGGTGGCACTGGGCGTGCCCCGTTCAGCCGTGGAACAGGGGCGGACGGGAGCGCATGCCGTCGGAGCGGACGGGGGGGTCAGTCCTTCAGAATGA
- a CDS encoding YkgJ family cysteine cluster protein: MTNESQLTVFACRMCGHCCTGRGGIIVSPKDLQRLSVHMGLTPQTVLDRYCERMGGKWQVRCGDDGRCIFFRDGKGCAVHEGKPAICRAWPFFRGNLEDPLSWELAQDFCPGIDRHARHEDFAAQGRRYLREQNLLASDPSCEANALILKD; this comes from the coding sequence ATGACCAACGAATCCCAACTTACTGTTTTTGCGTGCCGTATGTGCGGCCACTGCTGCACCGGCAGAGGGGGCATCATTGTCAGCCCCAAGGACCTCCAGCGCCTTTCCGTCCACATGGGGCTGACCCCGCAGACCGTGCTGGATCGCTACTGCGAACGCATGGGCGGCAAATGGCAGGTGCGCTGCGGCGATGACGGCCGCTGCATCTTCTTCCGCGATGGCAAAGGCTGTGCCGTGCATGAGGGCAAACCCGCCATCTGCCGGGCCTGGCCCTTCTTTCGCGGCAATCTGGAAGACCCCCTCAGCTGGGAACTGGCGCAGGATTTCTGCCCGGGCATTGACCGCCATGCCCGCCACGAGGACTTTGCCGCCCAGGGGCGGCGCTATCTCCGCGAGCAGAACCTGCTGGCCAGCGACCCCTCCTGCGAGGCCAATGCCCTCATTCTGAAGGACTGA
- a CDS encoding CoA-binding protein, which yields MTDTPFRERTARTLLRDARRIAIVGAKDKAGQPVDRIGRYLLAHGFTVLPVHPVRRQVWGLPTFRTLADLPGPVDIINLFRASEACLEHARETLALPWRPRCFWMQEGIRNEAARRLLEPEGILVVEDACIMVEHQLINSPLQPLL from the coding sequence ATGACAGACACCCCCTTCAGGGAAAGAACCGCCCGCACCCTGCTGCGCGATGCGCGGCGCATTGCCATCGTGGGCGCCAAGGACAAGGCCGGCCAGCCTGTGGACCGCATCGGCCGCTATCTGCTGGCCCACGGCTTCACCGTGCTGCCCGTGCATCCCGTTCGGCGCCAGGTCTGGGGGCTGCCCACCTTCAGGACGCTGGCCGATCTGCCCGGCCCTGTGGATATCATCAATCTTTTCCGCGCATCGGAAGCCTGCCTGGAGCATGCGCGGGAAACCCTGGCCCTGCCGTGGCGCCCCCGCTGCTTCTGGATGCAGGAAGGCATCCGCAACGAGGCCGCCCGCCGTCTGCTGGAACCGGAAGGCATTCTTGTGGTGGAGGATGCCTGCATCATGGTGGAGCACCAGCTCATCAACAGCCCCCTGCAGCCCCTGCTTTGA
- a CDS encoding cation:proton antiporter produces MIELSQVNDLVLLFLLAVIVSIICNKVKLTPTVGFLLTGFLCGPSVLNVITDQESISTFAELGVAMLLFTIGMELSGEALNRLKKPVFLGGSLQIGCTVAIIAGLMYLQGKEWSEGIIWGCLVAMSSSAIVLQIFQQKGITSTPMGRLSLAILVFQDIMVAPMVLCIPLLAGTLHVGGMEMLLAVGKVVVILGAVLGLAYFGLNRLMEAVVRTRSREVLLLSTLGLCFGMAFLTQKLGLSLSLGAFLAGLMLARSQYSMSVIAGILPYRDVFMCLFFMSVGMMLDITFLSEHFVFTIINTVLFILIKTILTLPAVLIQRFPLRTAIESGLSLAQVGEFSFVLAALAVSAGLFTKNAYQGFLAVSILTMMATPSLIAVAPRVADFLTRWQHRIPGEDDARKQAESCPLQDHLIIVGFGISGKHLARVAKDSGIPYNILEMNPETVNRYRGKEPIMHGDATQPIILEHLGIAKARVMAIIISDPSAVRAITLEARRMNPNIYIVARTRFVTEVAPLRRLGANSVIAEEFETSIEVFNQVLTQYLVPRQDIDAFTARVRQDNYRMIRKAAATATNLDEVVHRLPDMGVQALRLDAASSLCDKSLQESALRKRYGVTLVAALRKDGIIASPGPDFVMQAGDLLYFFGKTDKLLGLPPLLTGSLPEQEDQHSPAPQATQH; encoded by the coding sequence ATGATAGAACTTTCCCAGGTCAATGACCTTGTGCTGCTCTTTCTTCTGGCCGTCATTGTCAGCATCATCTGCAACAAGGTCAAACTGACGCCCACGGTGGGCTTTCTGCTTACCGGCTTTCTCTGCGGCCCCTCGGTGCTCAACGTCATTACCGATCAGGAATCCATCAGCACCTTTGCGGAGCTGGGGGTGGCCATGCTGCTGTTCACCATTGGTATGGAACTGTCCGGCGAGGCCCTCAACCGTCTGAAAAAACCGGTTTTTCTGGGGGGAAGCCTGCAAATAGGCTGTACCGTAGCCATCATTGCCGGCCTCATGTACCTGCAGGGAAAGGAATGGTCCGAGGGCATCATCTGGGGATGTCTGGTGGCCATGTCCTCATCGGCCATCGTCTTGCAGATTTTCCAGCAGAAGGGCATCACCAGCACGCCCATGGGGCGCCTTTCACTGGCCATTCTTGTCTTTCAGGACATCATGGTGGCGCCCATGGTACTCTGCATTCCCCTGCTGGCCGGCACCCTGCATGTGGGCGGCATGGAAATGCTGCTGGCCGTGGGCAAGGTAGTCGTGATTCTGGGGGCCGTGCTTGGTCTGGCCTATTTCGGGCTGAACCGCCTCATGGAAGCCGTTGTACGCACCCGCTCCCGCGAAGTGCTGCTGCTCAGTACCCTGGGGCTGTGTTTCGGCATGGCCTTTCTCACCCAGAAGCTGGGCCTTTCCCTTTCCCTGGGGGCCTTTCTGGCGGGCCTCATGCTGGCACGTTCCCAGTACAGCATGAGCGTTATTGCCGGCATTCTGCCCTATCGTGATGTTTTCATGTGTCTTTTCTTCATGTCCGTGGGCATGATGCTGGACATCACCTTTTTGAGCGAGCACTTTGTCTTCACCATCATCAATACGGTGCTCTTCATCCTCATCAAGACCATATTGACCCTGCCTGCCGTGCTCATCCAGCGCTTTCCCCTGCGCACGGCCATCGAATCCGGTCTTTCCCTGGCCCAGGTAGGCGAATTTTCCTTTGTTCTGGCTGCTCTGGCCGTTTCTGCCGGGCTGTTCACCAAGAATGCCTACCAGGGCTTTCTGGCTGTCAGCATCCTGACCATGATGGCCACCCCCTCGCTCATTGCCGTGGCGCCGCGCGTGGCTGATTTTCTGACCCGCTGGCAGCACCGCATCCCCGGCGAGGACGATGCCCGCAAGCAGGCAGAGTCCTGTCCCTTGCAGGACCATCTCATCATTGTGGGCTTTGGCATCAGCGGCAAGCACCTGGCCCGCGTGGCCAAGGATTCCGGCATTCCCTACAATATTCTTGAAATGAACCCCGAAACCGTCAACCGTTACCGGGGCAAGGAACCCATCATGCACGGCGATGCCACCCAGCCCATCATTCTGGAGCATCTGGGCATCGCCAAGGCGCGCGTCATGGCCATCATCATTTCCGATCCTTCGGCCGTGCGCGCCATCACGCTGGAAGCCCGGCGCATGAACCCCAATATCTACATTGTGGCCCGCACCCGCTTTGTAACAGAGGTGGCCCCCCTGCGCCGCCTGGGGGCCAATTCCGTCATTGCCGAAGAATTCGAAACTTCCATCGAGGTCTTCAATCAGGTGCTGACCCAGTATCTTGTCCCCCGGCAGGACATCGATGCCTTCACGGCCCGCGTGCGTCAGGACAACTACCGCATGATCCGCAAGGCGGCGGCCACAGCCACCAATCTGGACGAGGTGGTGCACCGCCTGCCCGACATGGGGGTACAGGCTCTGCGCCTGGATGCAGCATCCAGCCTCTGCGACAAGAGCCTGCAGGAAAGCGCCCTGCGCAAGCGCTATGGCGTGACGCTGGTGGCCGCCCTGCGCAAGGACGGCATCATAGCCTCGCCCGGCCCGGATTTTGTCATGCAGGCCGGGGACCTGCTCTATTTCTTCGGCAAGACGGACAAGCTGCTGGGCCTGCCCCCCCTGCTCACCGGCAGCCTGCCAGAGCAGGAAGATCAGCACAGCCCCGCGCCACAGGCAACGCAGCATTGA